A section of the Sander vitreus isolate 19-12246 chromosome 19, sanVit1, whole genome shotgun sequence genome encodes:
- the LOC144534577 gene encoding ubiquitin carboxyl-terminal hydrolase 47, with amino-acid sequence MNYDLVEMFREKLDSFTISDYHGLNSPGLTCYLNSVLQVLFMTEDFREAVKRCCSKDSTTIDPQLERLFADLQRSMAKTHDVINKLGITNVYEQRDAAEYFERILCRTSPEAAKIFKGELNHKSECLKCKKRNDSKSSFWFLPLAVEDLLCQTYSVEEGLKAFFKGEKVCGDNKMFCNRCNKKRDADFGCEIAHNPEILTLLLKRFSFDYKHRCYVKLHCNVDVPQTLHIKNCKYDLYAIVNHFGNLTGGHYTAQIKSFETHVWYHFNDNIINRVKQPQFGAGDTSLRSYTAYLLMYRKVSKDPEKNR; translated from the exons ATGAATTATGACCTAGTGGAAATGTTCAGAGAGAAACTAGACAGCTTCACCATCTCAG ATTACCATGGCCTGAACAGTCCAGGTCTGACATGCTATTTGAACAGCGTGCTTCAGGTGCTTTTCATGACCGAGGACTTCCGGGAGGCTGTGAAACG ATGCTGCAGTAAAGATTCAACAACCATTGACCCACAGCTGGAAAGACTTTTTGCTGATCTGCAGAGAAGTATGGCCAAAACGCATGATGTCATAAACAAACTTGGGATCACGAACG TATATGAGCAACGTGATGCTGCTGAGTATTTTGAGAGGATCCTGTGTCGGACCAGTCCGGAGGCAGCCAAG ATATTCAAGGGAGAGCTGAATCACAAGAGCGAATGCCTCAAGTGCAAAAAGAGGAACGATTCCAAGAGCTCTTTTTGGTTTCTGCCACTTGCGGTGGAAGATTTGCTCTGTCAAACCTACAGCGTG GAGGAAGGGTTAAAAGCATTCTTCAAGGGAGAAAAAGTCTGCGGTGACAACAAGATGTTCTGCAACCGGTGCAATAAAAAGCGAGATGCAGACTTT GGATGTGAGATAGCACACAATCCAGAGATTCTGACCCTCCTGCTGAAGAGATTCAGCTTTGACTACAAGCACAGGTGTTACGTCAAGCTTCACTGCAACGTGGACGTCCCCCAAACTTTACACATAAAG AATTGCAAATACGACCTCTACGCTATAGTTAACCACTTTGGTAATCTAACTGGAGGCCATTATACTGCACAGATCAAATCTTTTGAAACTCACGTGTGGTATCACTTCAATGACAACATTATTAACAGG GTCAAACAACCACAGTTTGGGGCTGGAGACACGTCTTTAAGGTCTTATACAGCTTACCTGCTCATGTACAGGAAGG TGAGCAAAGATCctgaaaaaaacagatga